CGCCCGATGTAGCCCCATTCCGGCGACTGTGGGTCCATTCGCTCCATGGGATCCATGCGCAGGTTGAAGATGTAGGGCACGGACGGGTAGTACTTTTCATCCCACCAGCTGCCCTCCCGCTTCACGCCGATGTGCATCTTCCAGTTGTCCACGCGCACCGCCATCAGGTCGGTTTCATCGTAGTAGAAGATTTCGCGCCGCGCCGACTTGGGCGATTCCCCGGTCCAGTGGGCCAGATTGTTGTACCCATCCAGATGCACCTTGTATTTGGTGCCATTCATGGTATGGCCCTTGATCAGCTTCTCCTTCAGATCGGGAAGCCCGGCGGCTGCGGCCAGCGTGGCGTAGACATCTTCGTGGTTCTGTGTTTCGTTGGAGACGCTGCCGGCGGCGATCCGGGCTGGCCACTTGACCAGGTGGGGTACGCGCACACCGCCTTCCCAGGTCGTCCCCTTTTCGCCACGGAACGGCGCGTAGCCGCCATCGGGCCAGAGCATCAACTCATTGCCGTTGTCGGTGCTGTAGATCACGATCGTGTTGTCTTCGATGCCGAGCTCCCGGAGTTTGTCCAGCAGCTGACCGACCTGCTCGTCATGCTCAAGCATCTTGGCCCGCACCACGTCTTCCTCCGCCCTGCCCTCGTCCACGGCTTTCTGTATCCACTTTTTCGGCGAGTGGGAATGAATATGGATGGCGGTTGTGTTGAACCAGCCGAAGAACGGCTTGTCACCCTTGCCCACCCGGTCCAGCCAGTCGAGGGTTACCTCGACCACTTCACTGTCGAAGGTTTCCATGCGCTTGCGCGTGAGCGGGCCGGTATCCTTGATCTTCTGCTTGCCTACCCGACCAAACTTCGGGTCGGTGGTGGCATCGTCCTTGTCCGAGGCCCAGGCGTGGAGCACGCCGCGGGGACCGAAGGTTTGTTTGTATTCGGGATTTTTTTGCCCAGGGTAGTCAAGCTCCTCGGGCTCCTCTTCCGCGTTCAGGTGATAGAGGTTGCCGAACCACTCGTCGAAGCCGTGGACGGTAGGCAGAAACTCGTTGCGGTCGCCCAGGTGGTTCTTGCCGAACTGGCCGGTCACGTAGCCGACCGACTTGAGCACTTCGGCCAGCGTCGGGTCGCTTTTCTGGATGCCACGGGTGGAGCCGGGAATGCCAATGGTGGTCATGCCGGTGCGGATCGGCAGTTGGCCCATGATGAAAGCCGCGCGCCCAGCCGTGCAACTGGGCTGGCCATAGTGATCGGTGAAGAGCATGCCTTCACTGGCAATGCTGTCGATGTTGGGGGTGCGCCCCATCATCCCGTGCGTGTAGGCGCCAACGTTCCACACCCCTATGTCATCGCCCCAGATGACCAGGATGTTGGGGAGCTTGTCAGTGCTACCGTTTTTTGCGGAGGACGGCTTCGTAGCTTTTTCTGCTGTCTTGACCATGATCTACTCCTTTCCAGTTGAGACGGATCAAACGGACTGCTGCCCACGGGGGCCTTTCGTCAGCGGGGATAGAGCAACGTGACAGTGAAGCGGATGCCCCAGTCCGGCCCGCCCCGCGGCCCCTCCAGGTAGGCCCGAACTCCACCCTGGTAGCTGATCATCTGGCTACCAAGCTTGCTGACCTTCGAGTACTGGACGTTGAGCGGCACGTTCCACTGCCTCGCTTTCCAGTCGTAGGTGGACTCGATGTTGAAGGCCAGGGTGCGGCCGCCCGAGAACGCCTTGGCGAGGAACGGCTGGACGAACGTGTTGCTGATGTCGCGCCGGCGGGAGCCGCTGCCGGCGATGTCCGAGATATGATTCACCAGCGCGCCGTAGGTCCAGCTCGCGTCCTGCTTGAGCAGGACGAAGGTCGGACCAGCACCCCAGGTGTCGGCGCCAAGATCGTCGGTGCCTGTGGGCAGGAGCAGTGCCGGACCGATGCCCCAGACGATGCCGGAGGGGCCGGTTTCCTTCGGCGAGAAGAAGAAGCTCTGGGTGAGGTCACCAAGGCCCGCCTGGTCAGTACCCGAAATCACGTTTTTCTGGTAAACCACCGGCAGAATGGTGCGGGAGATGACGTTCCACTCCGGGGAGACCGAGAACGGTGCGACAGGCTGGATGTTCAGCGTATGACGATAGCCATCGTTGGAATAGCCGTCGTCGTAGTTGTACTGAAGCGGGACGCTGATGAGCGCTGCCACAGGATTTGACAGCTTCTTCGCCAGGGCATCGGCGTCCTGCGCCCACGCCGGCTGGGACAGCCCTGCCAGGGCTGGAAAGATGACCGATGCACCGAGCAACGGTCGAAGGCGCAGAGCGCGAGCAGCGCTGGATGAGAGCGGCATGGCGGACACTTGTCAGGGGGTGGGCAGACCCACGGAGCGCTGGAGATCGAGCATGGGGTCCTGTGGCACGTTGATGCCGCCGGTACTTGGCAGATCCAGATCCAGGACCAATCCCACGGCCAACGAGAACAGCAGGAGCAACAAGGTTGTCGACGTCCGCTGGCGGGCGCGCTCATAACCAAGCAAGCCGGCGGCAAATACTGCGAACAGGAACAACATCCGCAGGATCCGGTGTGGAATGTGATCCTGGCGGGCCGCGAACCGTTCCCCGGCCAGATCGATGGATTCGTTGGTGGTGGTGACCATCAGGCTTGCGCGCGGCGTATCCCGAAATGAGGCGGTGGCCGCCATCACAGCGGCCCATAGCTCCGTCTGCAGCGCGGTGGTGCGTGCGTACTCATCCACCTCCTGCTGCGCGGTCTTTGCCTTCGCAAAATCCACGCGTGCGTCGATGTATCGGCGCAGCACGGCGCGTACCTGCACGGCGTCGGGCATCTCCAGCAGGTCCGCCCGCAGCCAGGTGGTTCCTAGCGCGTTGGCCTCATGCAGAACCAGCGACCTGCGCTCGTCGTAGCGGCCAAGTGCGAGCGAAAAAGTGAAGCCGATAAGCAGCGCCAGCAGACCCAGCACGGTGTTGGTCGAGAACGAGTCGCCTTCATCGGCACCGGTTGTTACAGCCTTCCGTGATCTCCGCAGGCTCTGTCGAGAGCGCAGGAAGGCCCCCAGCTCGCGGGCGGCCAGCAACGCCGTGAAGAAGATCAAGGTGAGCAGCCACAGCGGGATGAAGGATGAGCTGCCTGGCAGATGCATGTTCCATCACCAACGGGGTACGCGGGGGTGAGTTCAAGGATGACCGACGGGTGCAGAAGCTGCTTCGGTACTTCTACCGATCCTTGCCCAGTGATTGATGCATGCAGGCGCCGGTACCGACCGCCTCCTGACAGTGCCAGCCTGGCGACCTTCACCCTTAAGCGCTGCGTCCCGAGGCGGGCGATTCCATACGGCGACGCCACTTGATGTAAGGGATGGCCAGCAAGGTCACCATCAGCAGGTACAGCACGATCGTGGCGGCCAGGAACGGCTCGTCAGGAAAATTGGTCTTGGCAATAGCCAGCGCAATCGCGGGATGGCGACTGGCCGTGGACAGGGCCAGCACGGTCTGGCGCTGCGCTACCGCCCCGGCCAGCAGCTGCCCCACGGCCAGGCCGATCATGATGAATGCCACGATGGCCAGCAGGGTGCCGCTGTGCAGCAGGTTGACCACGATCGGCACCGCAGCGAACAGGACGGGCGCCGCGGCGGCCAGCAGCGGCACCAGCGATGCCAGCTCGATGGGCCGGGCCAACTTCCTGGCAAGCGCCGGCGCCACGATCCGGACCAGCATGCCCGCCAGCAGCGGCAGCACGATCATCACGAGGATGATCCTGGCAATCGACGTCGGCGGCATGCCGAAATCGCGGTCGAAGTACGCCCCGAGCATCCACGCCAGCAGCGGCACCAGCAGGATCGCCAGCATGCCCATGACCACCATCAAGCCCAACGCATAGGCGCCCTCGCCACCGGCTTTGCTTTCTTTTTTGGGGAGCAGCGGCGGAATCGGCGCCAATGCCAGAACCACCAGCGCGATCTCCGTTGCACGGGGCAGCGCGAATACGTCCACCATCGCGATGGCTACCAGCGGCATGATGATGAAGATGGCGAGCACCGAGCGCAGCAGCAGACCGGGGTGGCGCACCAGGAACAGCGCATCCGAAACGGCTGCCTGCAGGCCGTACGAAAATACCGTGCCGAGGATGCTCGCCTGCAGGCAATGCAGGATCAGCGTCTGGGTGTTCATGGACCGCTACTCCTCATTGGCTGGCAGTACCCGCTCGGGTGGTCGCTTCCAGGGCCAGAACCCCTCCACTTCCAGCACCACGGACCAGCTCAGGAAGGTGCGGATGATGACCAGCAGTCCGAGCGACAGAATCGCATTCAGGGTGCTGTCCAACGCCACCGTACGGACGATGTCGGCGGCCACCAGAATTTCCAGGCCCAGCAGCAGTGCGCGGCCCAGTCGACGCCGGTAGCGCTCATAGCTGTCCGCCCGGTCCTTGTGCTGCACGGCCAGTGCCAGCAGGTAAACCACCGTCGAGACCAGGATGGTGGCGACAATCAGGCCGATCGCCACCAGCTCGATGCCAAGCGCAGACCATTCAACCCATTGTATGGCGTCTTCTTGACTGGGCATGACGCACTGTCCGACGCTGGAGCCTGCATCAAGAATCGCGGCAGCGCGCATCCGCAACCAGCGTTTTACTACCGGGCACTGCTCAGTAAATCTACCTGCATGGCACCCCTGCTGGCCGCCCACGTCGCTCAGTTACCGATGCCGTTACCCTCTACGGCACGCTGGCCGGGCACGTGGCGCCGCCACTGGCATTGCAGCTGCCGCAGGTCAAGCATGCCCCAGAAGATCTGGCCAGTACCGAATGGGTAACATCGCCCCCCACGATGCTGGCCGCACAGAGCGCTAGCTGGGAATAGAGGTCGAAGATGCGCTTGAGATGGCAAAGCAGCCGAAAGCCTAGCGAGCACGAAACCTGAAGCGGACCTCTGCCCTACCCCTGATAACGAACCATAATCACCTGCTCGAACCGCACGGCTGCTCTCGGCCAGAGGTACTCATCGGATCCAGCTATGAGATCCTGCGACGAAATAAGTCTCCAGCAGGCTTCCTGGCCCGTTTTCCGGCACGTTTTCTAAGTATCAGGGACGCGGCTGCGCAAATGCTTCCGTCGGCCCCTGGAAATGAGGTCCACCACCACGAGCGCCCTTGCCCTAGGTCGACCCGGCACGCACCAAAGCCCCCAGAGACCATCCCGAAGGTTCCATTCTTGGCCTTCGAGCGTACAGTCCCGATCCGGCTCAATCTGCCCGGCCCGACAAATTGCGTCTGCCATTGCCTCTTGTGGGGTTTCGAACCATCTATACCCCAGAGCGCAAATCGCGACCGGCTGGTCTCCGATGCCCGGATACGCAGGCAGGAGGTCCGTCAGCTTTTGGGTAGCATCTCTCAAGGCCTGCCTGCGGAATTCAGGATCCAGCTGCCAGCGTTGAAGAACTTCCCTCTCTAAGCATTGCATGCTTCCATCCCAACTGTACAAGTGGTGGATGGATGGCTCCCCCGAGACTGAGGGAAAATCTGCTCCCATCAACGTTAAAGTGGCGCGAGGGCCGATCAGGGACTATGGCAACGGATTGCATAGGCTACTGGTGAGGGCTTTGTTGTTGAGGTGAACATCAACTCCAATTGCTCCGGGGTCCTTAACCGAGTTTGCACCAGGAGGTCCAACGGAGCGCTGCGCAATGCTCCATGTCTGCTTTCGGCCATAAGCGGACACAGAAATGAACCTAGAGGCGCGCGCGGAGAACAGTTCGGTCGCCGCGCGGGAAGTTGACCTCGGACCGAAGGCTTCCGCCTTCGTGCGCTACGCTGGGTGGGATACATTGGCCCGCAAGGAGGGCATCATGGAACTTATCGAGGACCCGACGTTCTTGAGCCTTTTCGCACAAGTCCAAGTGATGGACGCGGTTCTGATGGCGTCGCTTAAGTCACATCCTCGCCCGGCCGAGCTGCTGGAGCACATTGAGCAGAACATTGCTCTCGTTCGTTCGGTGAGCGCGCTACGGGCTGCAGACGGTCCGATTGGCAAACTCGCGGATGAGACGATGGCACCTCAGGCGGACGGCTGGCTTAGCTACGCTCGCAACGTGCTGACCGAGGATTGAAGGCTTTTGCCGGGTGCAGATGCCTCGAAGGCTCATCGCGCAATGTCATAGGCGCCCTCTTCAGCGCGAGTTGCCAGTTCTCGGCCCGAATTCAGTTCTAGGCTCACGAAGATGAACTGCTTCAGACCCAAAGTCCGACCGTCACGTGATGGTCAAGGCATCGGCCTAGCGTCAAGTGGATCTATCGGCCTGACTGAGACGTTTCTGTGTCCCTGGAACAGAACACGGAAGTGAGCAAACCACAGAACGGGGCCAGAGGCCTTCGCGCGGCGCAGTACGTGCGCATGTCGACCGAGCACCAACGCTACTCGACTGAGAACCAATCTTCGGCCATCGCCGAATACGCGAAGGCGCACGGCATTGAAATCGTTCGGACCTACGAAGACGCTGGCAAGAGCGGCCTAACCCTGAAGGGCAGGCCCGGCCTGCAACGGCTACTGGACGATGTCCAAGGACCCGGCCGCGATTTTGAACTCGTCTTGGTCTACGACGTGAGCCGCTGGGGGAGGTTTCCTGATCCGGATGAAGCAGCGAGCTACGTCCACGCATGCAAAAAGCGGGGCGTAGCGATCGTCTACTGCGCCGAGCCCTTCCAGAACGACGGCTCCCTGCCCTCTGCCATCATGATCGGCCTCAAGCGGGGCATGGCGGCCGAATACAGCCGAGAGCTTTCGGTGAAAGTGTTCCGCGGTGCCTGCACGATAGTCCATCACGGGTATCGCCAGGGCGGGACAGCCGGCTACGGCCTAAGGCGCCAACTGCTGGACGAACAGCGCCAGCCCAAAGGACTTTTGGCCCGGGGTCAGCATAAGAGCATCCAAACCGACCGGGTCATCCTTGTGCCGGGGCCCCTGGAAGAGCTCTCTGTCGTCCGCCGCATATACGACCTGTTCCTCAGAGGCAATCCGGAGCGTGTCATTGCGGCCATCCTCAACCGGGAGAACGTTGCAACGGAAACCGGAAGGCCTTGGTCCCGTGGCGTCGTTCACCAGATCCTGACTAACGAAAAATACATCGGCAACAACGTCTACAACCGGACTTCTTTCAAGCTAAAAGCCCAACATGTGAAGAACCCACCAGAGGAATGGGTGCGGAAAGCTGACGCCTTCCCAGCCCTCGTTCCGATCGAGACGTTTTTCCAGGTCCGGGAGATCATCGCCCAGCGCTCCTCGCACTACGAAGACGACCAGCTCTTAGGGATGCTTCGGCAGCTACTGGCTAAGCACGGCGCACTGTCTGGGTTGATGATCGACGAAGAGGAAGCCCTCCCGTCTAGCTCGGCATTCCGCTCCCGCTTCGGCAGCCTTTTGCGCGCCTACAGATTGGTTGGCTATACGCCCGCCCGAGACTACGCCTACTTAGAGATCAATCGTGCTCTGCGGAAGATGCACCCAACTATAGTTGAGAACATGAGCCGGCAGATCGAAGCGGCTGGCGGGCACGTGCAGCCCCATGGCAATACAGGCCTGCTGCTGGTCAACGGCGAGTTCACCGCATCACTCGTAGTCGCTCCATGCAAGCCAACCCCGGCAGGCTCAATGCGCTGGCGGATGAGGTTCGAGAACGGCCTCCAGCCCGACGTAACCCTCGTCACCCGACTGTGCGCTGACAACCGAGTCCCTTACGACTATTACGTCTTCCCTTCCCTGGATTTTAGTCAGTCAGATCAGCCGAGGCTGGACAACAACGGGCTGTGGCTGGACCTGTATCGCACGGACGATCTCCACAACTTTTATCACCTGGCCGGCCGAGCGCCGCTGAAGGAGAGCGCATGAAGAACTCCCCTCCGTCCAATCACTCGACTTCATCGGAAGTTGTGATGTTGGCAATCGACGATATCGCAATCGCGAATCCGCGCGCCCGCAACGATCGTGCACATAAGGCTATCGTTCGGAGCATCGAGCAGATTGGCCTTAAGCGGCCGATCACCGTCCGCCGCAGGCCAGAGAGCCCAAACGGCCAACCCTACGCGCTGGTTTGCGGTCAGGGGCGCATGGAAGCCTGCCGACTTCTAGGGCATCGGCAAATCGCGGCCTTCGTCATCGATGTGGATGAAAGCACCGCGCACGTCATGAGCATCGTGGAAAATGTAGCCCGGAGGACTCCCCGCGCCGCGGAAACCTTAGAGCATGTGCGCCTCCTCCGGGAGCGTGGTTACTCGGATTCCCAGGTCGCTGAGAAGTTGGGATGCTCACCATCCTGGGTCAACAATGTGACCACGCTCCTGCAGAAGGGAGAGAAGCGCCTGCTCGCTGCTGCCGAAGCCGGGCACATACCGATTCACTTGGCTGTAGGCATCGCTCGAGCGACCGATGTTGAGACACAGCAGCTTCTTCAAGACGCCTATGAAAAAGGCGACCTCCGAGGGAAGCAAATTTTCCGCATTCGCCAGATCTTAGAGCATCGGAACCGGAGCGGTAAGCAGGCCAAGAATGACTTTGTGAAGGGTGCTCCGCGTAAGCCCATGGGTCGCGAGGAGCTTGCCAAGCTCTACAAGCGAGACGTGGAAGCCCACCAACGCATCCAGATGAAGTCCGAGTATGTGCAGCAATCGCTGCTCGTTGCCAGGCAAGTGTTTAAGGAGCTGTATGCCGACGAGGAGTTCGTCGCGCTTCTTCAGGCGCAGAAGTTAACGACGGTGCCCCGCCCTCTCGCGGACCTCGTCCCTGCAAAGGGAGCCCGCCGATGAGCGCCAAGGGGACAGGGTTGCGATTAGCGTTCGAGAAGAACTGCGTCGACGTGGACCTTTCGTTGCTCAGGGCGGCCATCGCGCTACCTGGCGGTGCCAAGGCCTCCGTGAAGTATCGTCAAATCGTAAAGTCCATCGAGACCATCGGCATTGTTGAGCCAATCATCGTCACCACGGACCGTGACCAGCCCGGCCGCTTTCTTGTCCTGGATGGCCATATGCGGCTTGAGGCACTCAGAGATCTAGGGGTAACGAAGGCACTGTGCCTCATCTCCACGGACGACGAGGGCTACACCTACAACAAGCGGGTCAATAGCCTATCGGTGATCCAGGCGCACAAGATGATCCTGAAGGCCGCCGAGGGCGGGGTGTCGGTTGCCCAGCTCGCCGAGGCGTTGGACCTGTCAGTCAACACCATCCGGGCCAAGTTCAGGCTCCTCGACGGCATCTGCCCTGAAGCCATTGTCCTGTTGGCGGAGAAGCCGGCAACCTCAGGGATGTTCAACGTGCTTCGACAAATGAAGCCGATGCGGCAGATCGATGTGGCGCAAACCATGGTGAATCTCAACACCTACTCGACTCGACTGGCAGTGGCCCTCCTGCGCAACAGCTCCCCAGACCAGCTGGTTCCGGAAGCCGCCCAAAGAAAGACAGATGCCACACCAAGTGAGGCACTGAAGCGCCTGGAACAAGAGCTGGCCGCATTGCAGGCAGATACCGAGACGCTACAGGAGGGATTTGGCCCGGCAAGCCTCCAACTGGAAATAATCAAAACCCACGTCGGAAGCTCCTTGCTTAACAACCCGGCGGTTGTTAGGTGGCTGGCCAAGCGACGCCCCGACCACCTTCAGCAGTTACAAAAGCTCTCTGAAATCAAAAATTTGCCAGGATAGAGGCTCAGTTTCGGGTCGTTCTGGGTCGCTCTGGGCCTCCTGGCTCGGGCTGTTGAAGGCAGCCGTCCCGGCGCTTGCGAGCGGCGCACATGAGGTTATGGTCGGGGGGGCCATCCGACATTGCTGTGCCAGCGGATACTTGGACCCGATTTTTCGCTGCCCTTGCGGATGAGATGCTGCGATCGTTCAGCCGCGCTGAAACCAAGGGGTGCACGACAAGTGGGTGCATGCCGCGCTCATCCAAGCGATGGGTGCACAGGTCGACAAACCACCCTCTTCCGTTATTGCGCTGGGAGAGCCCGACCATTTGTGCCCCGTCGCAGCACAAGCTCTCATGCATCCCCTGAGACGGTGGGGCTGCGGAGCGCCATCTCAAACAGGATCGCCGAAATCAGGTATTTCAATCCCCAGAAAGGGATCAATCAGTTGGGTGAGGCGCTCTATGCCGGCGCGTACTTGGAACACATCAACTTCCTTCCGATGGGCCAAGCCCCGCCAATCGCTGACGATGGCAAGCCTGATATCTTCGGGCTCAACCAGGAGCCAACGCAGGGGCCAGGATGGGAACCGCCTCTGCCTCCCCGTGCTGCGTCCCAGCTCCACCATTCTGGTATGGCTTCGGGCGTTAGTGATTCGCCTGTAGTTTTGCTTTACCGCCGTTTCGGGACCCTCAAGGTACTGCAGGAACCGGTTTCCGTCGGTCAGCAGGACTCCGGTGACGTCCATGATCAGGTTATGCACCATGGCATCCCGGGCGAGGTGATCCACCTTGTCAAGAGTGAGGTCGGGTACGACTTGGCTCCAATAGGCAATGGCGTGTAGAGGCATCCTGCTCCCCGTTAGCTGTCCGAGGTCCAAACAATACCACTGCGCGCAACAACCACCTTACAGCCGGCACTTCGCTGAGCCCTGCTAGTGGCAAACACACGCACTGATGCGCTCGTAGGATGAAATGCATAGCCGCGGATCCAACGCGGCGACCTGCCACGCCCACCGTCCGCTTTCGGCCAATAGCGGACTAAGTGCACGCTCAGACGTCATCTTCGCCCCTTTGACCCATAGGCTGGGCCGCTGCACGCTGCTACATCCAGCGTTGCGAGTAAGCACATTGGGGCCGCCGTTGCGGAACCATCAGTTCTTTCTGCCCCCTTCTTCTAACGCTTGCAGGGCCTTATCCACGCTGAGCGATCCGGACACCTGGCTGGGCGGATAGTCCTTGAAGGTGGCTAGAAACGCACCGACGACGCCCGTGGCGGGCATCATCACCCACAGCTTTTCGCCCCACCACTGGCCGTAGGACGTGGACTCGGTCTGGTAGCGCTCCCACGGATCAACCCGCAGGTTAGTTACCAGTGGCACGTTGGTTGAATCTTCCTTGCCACTGAACAGGTTGCCTACGATGGTCTTGAAGGTGATCTTCCACTGGTTGTAACGCACCGCCATCAGATCGGCGTTGTCGCTGAAGTAGAAGAATTCGCGACGCGGGCTCTGCGATACCGTTCCCTCAAAGAAAGGCTTGAAGTTGTAACCGTCAAGATGGTTCCTGAAGGTCGTAGTGCCTGCTTGGTAGCCCTTAAGCAATTTTTCCTTGAGTTCCGGCTCGCCAGCGGCCGCTACCAGCGTCGGCATCCAGTCTTCGGCAGACATGATCTCGTTGATGATGACCCCGGGGGGGATCACGCCGGGCCAGCGCGCCAGCATCGGCACGCGGAAGCCGCCCTCGTACACGGTGCCCTTTTCGCCCCGGAAGGGATGATTGCCTCCGTCGGGCCAGCTGAAGATCTCGGCACCGTTGTCGCTGGTGAACAGCACCACCGTGTTGTCGGCGACGCCTAGCGCGTCCAGTTTGGCCAGTAATTCCCCCACGATCCAGTCAAGTTCGGCCATGGCGTCCGCAAACAGGCCGAACCCGGTCTTCCCGTCCCATTCCTTGGACAGATGCGTCCAGGAATGGCACCGCGTGGAGTTATGCCAGAGGAAGAACGGCTGGCCCGCGCTGACGGAGCGCTCGATGAATTCGCAGGACCGCTTGACCAGGTCAGCGTCGATATCCTCCATGCTCACTTGGGCAGCCGCATCCATGCCTGGATGCGGTGGCAGGGGTCCTGCATCGCTGATCTTCTGCCTACCGATTCGCCCCCAGCGCGGATCTTCGGTGGCGTCGTCCTCTTCGGCCGCTACGCTGTGAATGATGTTGCGGGGCCCGAACTTCTCGCGGAAGCTGGCCTCCTTCGGATACTCCGGATCATAGGGCTCCTCCATCGCGTTGAGGTGGTAGAGAATTCCGTGGAACTCATCGAAACCGTGCACCGTGGGCAGGTATTCATTGCGATCACCGAGATGGTTCTTGCCGATCTGCGCCGTCGCATAGCCCAACGGCTTGAGGATCTCAGCAATGGTAGGATCGGTAGCCTGCAGCCCCTGCTTGGCGGCAGGCAGGCCCACTTTGAGCAAGCCGGTACGGAAGGGTGTCTGCCCGGTGATGAAGGCTGCGCGTCCGGCTGTGCAGGACTGTTGCCCATAGTAATCAGTGAACAGCGCACCTTCACCGGCCAATCTGTCGATGTTCGGCGTATTACCGCCCATCATGCCTCGATGATAAGCACTGACGTTCCAGATGCCGACATCATCGGCCATGATCATGACGATGTTCGGCTTGGTGGTGGTATCCATCGAGCAGCTCCGTTGACTCGGCAAAACGCCGGCCATTGGATGGATTCTGGATGCTGCCAGCGCTCACTACCGCCGAATTTCTACGTGGCATGACTCGGTAATACTACTGAGGCCAGCGCGTCCGTACCGATACCCGTCCTTTCAGGCGAGCCCTGATCGGCACTGCCGAGTGGGTCTCGGTGGATATCAGCTCCAACGGAGGAGGCCCACCTTCCTTTCTCTGTGCGGTTTCTGCCAAAGCCCTACCGGTTTGAGCAGTTGGCGGCCGCTAGCTAAAAACAGGTGCAGTGCGCTTCGGTATTTGCCCCCTACCGCCAACGGTCAGTTATGGTCAACATGTCCGCTTCCGGCCAGAAGCGGACCATCGGATAGCAGCAGCTGATTCAAAGTCGCCTGGGCGATTCAGCTGATCGCCGCAGGCTGCAGGCGCGCATCCGGGCCGTTGCCACCCCCTTCTACCGAAGCCGGCGAGAGTAGTCCCCGGCGAAATCCATCTGGACGTTCTCGTCACTATCAAATTCAAAGCGTACATCGATGCTTGATTTAGGTCCTCGCCCGACTTCCTCAAGCGCCTGCAGAGCAGCCCCCTCTATTTCGGAAACAAGTCCAGACTCATGCGCGCTAGCAACTTCTGTGTTTGACTGGAAGAAGACGAATACGCCAAAGCTATTGGTTGCACGTGAGTACAGTGAAAACACCTGGCGGATCCCTCGCGATCCGAACTCGTTCATGATATTTCTCCGAACATCAGCTAGCCCCTGATCGTCCTTCCTCATTGCCGCTTTTGCGCGAGCAAAATCTTCTTGAGAAGGAACATTATTCCGACTCATCGCACGGCCTCCCATGCACATTCATTCAACTGTCTATATTCATAGCACAGATCGTCAAGGTGCTTTACCTCGCGACCGAAGAAGTGTCTGCGATTGTCCTTGAGCGAGTTTCCCAGGTTGTGGTCGCTCCCTGCCAGCCGACTTCGGTGTCCACTTCCGGCCATTAGCGGACATCCTATCCGCGACCGCCACGACTCGCCCTACCCTCGATAACCATCCCTAATCCCGTGGCACGCAAAGCCGGAGGCGTGACCTCCTGTGCCACGATCGAACTGAAGGGCCCAGTGAAGGAAGAGCAATGACGGACGCGAAAAACAAAGCGTGGAAAAGAGCGGGCGATGACCTGCTCCGGATGATCCAGGAAGCACTCGCCCTGCTAGGCAAAACCGCCAGTACGAATGAAGGGGCCGACCGGATACGCAGGCTGGATCTGGAGTGGCCTGCAGAAGACGAGTTCTTCGTCTTGCGTACATGGCTGGGGCGCTGTGAGGTGGTTCACGCGCTCGATCAGCGACAGGTGCCCTCCTCGTCTAGGAGAAATGCGTTCTGACCAAGACCGCCCTACCCTGGGGGGCCTTGAAAGCTATGGCATCATTCATCCATGGCTACCGCGTACTACTTTTTGGACACCGAATGGGCCGATGTGACGG
This is a stretch of genomic DNA from Stenotrophomonas rhizophila. It encodes these proteins:
- a CDS encoding plasmid partitioning protein RepB C-terminal domain-containing protein gives rise to the protein MSAKGTGLRLAFEKNCVDVDLSLLRAAIALPGGAKASVKYRQIVKSIETIGIVEPIIVTTDRDQPGRFLVLDGHMRLEALRDLGVTKALCLISTDDEGYTYNKRVNSLSVIQAHKMILKAAEGGVSVAQLAEALDLSVNTIRAKFRLLDGICPEAIVLLAEKPATSGMFNVLRQMKPMRQIDVAQTMVNLNTYSTRLAVALLRNSSPDQLVPEAAQRKTDATPSEALKRLEQELAALQADTETLQEGFGPASLQLEIIKTHVGSSLLNNPAVVRWLAKRRPDHLQQLQKLSEIKNLPG
- a CDS encoding BLUF domain-containing protein, whose product is MPLHAIAYWSQVVPDLTLDKVDHLARDAMVHNLIMDVTGVLLTDGNRFLQYLEGPETAVKQNYRRITNARSHTRMVELGRSTGRQRRFPSWPLRWLLVEPEDIRLAIVSDWRGLAHRKEVDVFQVRAGIERLTQLIDPFLGIEIPDFGDPV
- a CDS encoding arylsulfatase, which gives rise to MDTTTKPNIVMIMADDVGIWNVSAYHRGMMGGNTPNIDRLAGEGALFTDYYGQQSCTAGRAAFITGQTPFRTGLLKVGLPAAKQGLQATDPTIAEILKPLGYATAQIGKNHLGDRNEYLPTVHGFDEFHGILYHLNAMEEPYDPEYPKEASFREKFGPRNIIHSVAAEEDDATEDPRWGRIGRQKISDAGPLPPHPGMDAAAQVSMEDIDADLVKRSCEFIERSVSAGQPFFLWHNSTRCHSWTHLSKEWDGKTGFGLFADAMAELDWIVGELLAKLDALGVADNTVVLFTSDNGAEIFSWPDGGNHPFRGEKGTVYEGGFRVPMLARWPGVIPPGVIINEIMSAEDWMPTLVAAAGEPELKEKLLKGYQAGTTTFRNHLDGYNFKPFFEGTVSQSPRREFFYFSDNADLMAVRYNQWKITFKTIVGNLFSGKEDSTNVPLVTNLRVDPWERYQTESTSYGQWWGEKLWVMMPATGVVGAFLATFKDYPPSQVSGSLSVDKALQALEEGGRKN